The following coding sequences lie in one Zingiber officinale cultivar Zhangliang chromosome 2B, Zo_v1.1, whole genome shotgun sequence genomic window:
- the LOC122046903 gene encoding protein CURVATURE THYLAKOID 1A, chloroplastic-like yields the protein MAAMALAASSPANALSWPRPPSAAQRATLFLLPPPPRRCFSSQPLHLPSSHSQEARPLSSLRVRASSSEDSSSVVGDDLLADLKEKWDALENKSTVLLYGGGALVALWLSSILVGAVNSVPLLPKIMELVGLGYTGWFVYRYLLFKESRKELANDIDVLKKKVAGTE from the exons ATGGCGGCGATGGCCCTTGCAGCGTCATCTCCAGCAAATGCTCTCAGCTGGCCTCGCCCTCCTTCCGCCGCTCAACGGGCcaccctcttcctcctcccgcCGCCGCCTCGCCGTTGCTTCTCGTCGCAACCCCTCCATCTTCCCTCCTCCCATTCACAAG AAGCTCGCCCTCTATCGTCGCTGCGGGTAAGAGCATCCTCTTCCGAAGACTCATCCAGCGTCGTAGGGGACGATCTTCTTGCCGATTTGAAGGAAAAA TGGGATGCCCTGGAGAACAAATCCACCGTGCTCTTATACGGAGGAGGCGCGCTCGTTGCGCTCTGGCTATCTTCCATCCTTGTCGGTGCCGTCAACTCTGTTCCCCTG CTTCCAAAGATCATGGAGTTAGTAGGGCTTGGCTATACTGGTTGGTTTGTATATCGTTACCTACTTTTCAAG GAAAgcagaaaagaactagcaaatgACATTGATGTTTTGAAGAAGAAGGTTGCTGGAACAGAGTAA